The following proteins are co-located in the Phycisphaerae bacterium genome:
- a CDS encoding YkgJ family cysteine cluster protein, which translates to MTLSLADRILQPNPAPAAHRPNSNDAFTAAMREFYEAVDASIAAQQPVCINRGDCCKFAAFGHRLYVTDVELAYFVRGEPARLVDPNAGACPYQEAGRCTAREHRPLGCRIFFCDENARDWQGPEYERHLERLKEIGRGFDIPYRYREWLSALTHGMAEVVAHSPSPLLTSPQRIG; encoded by the coding sequence GTGACGCTTTCCCTCGCCGACCGGATTTTGCAGCCGAACCCTGCGCCCGCTGCGCACAGGCCGAATTCGAACGATGCGTTCACCGCCGCGATGCGTGAATTCTATGAAGCGGTCGATGCTTCGATCGCCGCGCAACAGCCGGTCTGCATCAACCGCGGGGACTGCTGCAAGTTCGCCGCATTCGGCCATCGGCTCTACGTGACCGACGTGGAGCTGGCGTATTTCGTTCGCGGCGAGCCGGCCCGACTGGTCGATCCCAATGCCGGGGCCTGTCCCTATCAGGAAGCGGGCCGCTGCACGGCACGCGAGCACCGGCCACTGGGATGCCGGATCTTTTTTTGCGACGAGAATGCCCGCGATTGGCAGGGGCCCGAGTACGAACGGCACCTGGAGCGGCTCAAGGAAATCGGACGTGGTTTCGACATTCCCTATCGCTATCGCGAGTGGTTATCGGCGCTGACCCACGGGATGGCCGAGGTGGTCGCACATTCGCCGTCACCCCTATTGACCAGCCCCCAACGGATTGGATAA
- a CDS encoding CPBP family intramembrane glutamic endopeptidase produces the protein MIVTGLIFTVGLIYVSVFWSRLPNLLPAPFDGYLFLHERLIGAWWRRHVHVSGPAYRSEYVFWAASNVVIGLVIPLAVLVLARRRWSDMGLGWPNRLGRRLTAAGIALSIPFGLWVLADNPQGIEEVWNDFRYIGLCGGIAMIPEHFLICGFLLALLLPERKLPEIVPLLPAEGGMIRRCLRWLGLAPSLSGVGRHAALAWFGLTPASLFAILASGVLFLVVHVGEPALELALAMPGGVAVAYMTLRSHSIWPGLLAHYALNLVPLGLWLLLR, from the coding sequence ATGATTGTAACCGGTTTGATTTTCACCGTTGGCCTGATTTACGTCAGTGTCTTCTGGAGCAGGCTACCGAACCTGCTCCCCGCCCCCTTTGACGGCTACTTATTCCTGCACGAGAGACTGATCGGCGCCTGGTGGCGGCGACACGTCCATGTTTCCGGGCCGGCGTACCGTAGCGAATACGTCTTTTGGGCCGCCAGCAACGTGGTCATCGGATTGGTGATTCCCCTCGCGGTCTTGGTGCTGGCCCGAAGACGATGGTCGGACATGGGCCTGGGTTGGCCGAACCGCCTGGGGCGGCGACTTACCGCCGCGGGGATCGCCCTGTCGATCCCATTTGGCCTGTGGGTTCTCGCCGACAACCCCCAGGGTATCGAAGAGGTTTGGAACGACTTTCGCTACATCGGCCTTTGCGGCGGAATCGCAATGATCCCCGAGCACTTCTTGATATGTGGCTTTCTTCTAGCCCTGTTGTTGCCGGAGCGTAAGCTTCCCGAAATCGTCCCCCTTCTGCCTGCGGAGGGAGGGATGATTCGCCGCTGCCTGCGGTGGCTGGGACTTGCGCCATCGCTGTCAGGCGTTGGAAGGCACGCCGCGCTCGCCTGGTTCGGGCTTACGCCGGCTTCACTATTTGCCATCCTGGCGTCCGGCGTGCTGTTCCTGGTCGTCCACGTCGGCGAGCCCGCGCTGGAGTTGGCGCTGGCCATGCCCGGCGGTGTCGCCGTGGCCTATATGACTCTGCGTTCTCACTCTATCTGGCCGGGCCTCCTGGCCCACTACGCCCTGAATCTCGTACCCCTCGGACTCTGGCTCCTGCTGCGATGA